GGACGTTCTGAGGCTGCTGGTGTTGCTGTCCGCCGTGGAACATGTGGTCGAAGAAGCCAAACTGCGCCGAGACGACGCTCGCGAGGGCCAGGAAGAGGACTGCGAGCAGGCGCATTGTCGATTCCGTTTTTCTCAGGAGCTTGGGTATCCAATGGTATTGCGTCTGCAATTCGCGGTAGGTTGGTAGGAGAACAAAGGCGAACGCGCTTGTCTGAGAGCTTCACATCCCCAAATCATGAATGATGTTCTTAGCTGGCCAGATCCAAGGTCGGGACGGGACCGTTGGCTTGGGTCCCGCAGTGGGTCCTTATCTTATCGCGCCCGTGGATCCCGGCTTTGTATGCCTGCTGACTCAGCAGAAAACTTCACCCCAGCACCAAGCAAACAGCGCGGGCATCACCAAGTGAGGGGGGCATCGGCGAGAATCCGGCCTCCTCCGTGTTCCGGCTCCGGATCCCGCACACCACTCTCAACCCGCTCCCCCGGTCCTCCCTGCCGCGCGGTGCGCGAGAGTCCGGCCCGATGCATCTCTCACAGCTGCAGCGGCCCCTCCAGAGGGCTGCTGCCAACAGTTGCCGCAGCTTCAGCACCGCCCTCCGGCCGGCTGTGACGACGACATCCATGACGACTCTCGAAGACCGGTTCGCGAACCTCCGTGTCTCATCGCCAATGGCTGCCAATTCCGCCGTGGAGGGTCGCCGTTATGCCACCGTCAAGTCGCAGGGTGCCTACAAGctcaagaacaagaagaccATCCCCAAGAAGCTGGGTGCCAAAAAGACGGGCGGTAGGTCTTGTCCACTCCTGCTCGGATGACCACGCGACCCCCCGCCTTTCCCCAGCTGCGGGTTCCGAGTTGCTTTGTGTCCCGCGGCAGATCGGCTGCGGTCGGTTGCTTTCTTGCTAATTGCCCCTCCATTCAGACCAGTACGTTCTTCCTGGCCACATCATCTACAAGCAACGCGGCACAATATGGCACCCCGGCGAGAACACGATCATGGGCCGCGACCACACGAtccatgccgccgttgccggctACGTCAAATACTACCGCGACCCGGCACGCCACCCCAAGCGCCAATATATCGGCGTTGTCTTCAACCGCGAGGACAAGCTGCCCTACCCGCCCGGAGAGCCTCGCAAGAGGAAGCTTAACCTCGTTGCCGTTCCCCGGCGCGAACCCCAGGCTCCCACCAACAATCTTTCGCCTAGCGGAATTCCTCTCTCGGTCACGCGCCACGCAAACCCAGAACAAGTAACTGCGGAGGCCACCGAAGCGGCGACTGAGACGACACCGCAACCCGCCGAGAAGGCTGCTTCCAAGTACGAGCAGCCGGTGCCGCTGAAGGATGGCAACTCGGTCGTGGCCAAGCTGGTCCAGGAAAAGCTCAGGACCAGGGAGATCGCCCAGGCGCGGAAAgaggcgcaggagctcgaggagcagaagaagctcgaggagcgcagGGCCACCCGCGTCTTCCACCTGCAGGATGACTACAGCTACCGCGAGCACAACTGGGAGATTGGTCGCATCGTGGGCGACGCCGGTGTCGTTCCAGGGACCGAGAAGTCCGAGTCGAGGAAGGCCAAGTTCCGCCtgcggaggaggaaacgCATCGTCACTTTCCTGGGGCTCAAGAagcgcgccctggccagggcggcgcgccgcgagcggTTCAACCAGCGCATGCAAAAGAAGAGGGCgaaggagctggagcagAAGTTacaggcggcggctgctctCAAGGCTGCCAAGGctgccaaggccgccaaggccgcggaggccaagaaggtgTCGGCTTGATGGCCGCgggacgacaacgacggctgTGTGTGTCGTACGAAACTGGGTGGACGGTAGGGCATTGGATCGGCCCCAGCGGCTGTCTCGCCTCCTGGCGTCTGTCTCGCCCATTGTACAATAACGATGTCACAAATAGAACTTTGTTCATGTCTCATGGTCCGAAATATCTTTCCTGTCCGTCTCGTCCAGCATCGTGAACCTCAAGCGTATCCTTGAGGCTCCTCCGGCTTTGGATGTGCTGACGCCAGTTCTCGGGTGACAAAGCAATGCGGCGTGCCAGCTGTCTCCCGAGGGCGCAGGGGCGCCCCTTTCTTCATTCCTCTGTCTGTTTGCTCTCCCTTGGCCGCGAAGACATGAGATGCCCGGCTTTGGAATGCAACCAGCAGAAATGATAAGATACCGGGCTTcaacaaaacaacaaacaaGTGCCCGTCAATTCGTTTATATCCATGACACGGCGTGCCTCTTCCCTCAGCTCGCTACAGGGCAAGAAAACCAACGAGCAGGCTGATTGTTTGTTTGCCCCTGAGATCTGAAATCCCACCTCATGTTGTGTTTGCTCTCCTGGCTTGTCTGAATgggccgcgctcgacgtGGTTATGTTTGGAAGCTCAGATCAGATGTCCTCTGTCCGCTGGGACAAGGAGCGAAacgggctcgccgaggatggcaCCGACAGTGACAGCTCGTCGAGTCCTCTGGTTGCAAGGCGCTCGGCATTCTTCGGGACGGCAAAGCAGCTCACGGGTTCTCCACGCCGAAATGGAATGGTTCTGGATACCACCCATGTTCGGTCCTTGTTTGGGTTCAGAGCTACAGCAAGCCCTCATCTCTGGGACCGCAGTTGTGGCAGAAATCACGCAGGTTGGTCTCCTCTATCGTCCGATCGAGATACATGTCGTGGCTGACTGCTGTCTCCCAGTGACTCCGCCTGCCAGCAACAATGCTCCGTCCGCCACCGGCGCGCACCAGCGAACTGTGACACCCTCCCTCTCACAGCTATCCCTGGGGTCAGTGAGGTCCGAGGCATCCCGGGCTGGCCCTGGAAGCTCCTCAAGCACCAAGCGCAGCTTGGATCATCCTCTCGATGGCTCCCCTCAACCAAAGAGAAGGCTGGCGGCAGAGGCGATCACCGCCTCGTTCCGACGTTCCGCTCCCTGTCTCGAACCGAACCTTCGTAccgctgccgagggcggcgagccgcgtCGAGGGCTCTCGAGAAGAAGCACCGCCCCGATCCGGTCTCTTTTTCTGGCGCCGAGACGTGGTCGACTTTCGCCGCCCGTTGGTGACCCTGGGGATGTCGAAACGGAAACCTTCtggggaaagggagggggttcCTCAACCGATCCGTTCTCTGGCCCTCGCTGGCCTGTCCATCCCACCGAGCATCCATCTGCATCGCGCGATGAGGGATATGTGCGCAAAAGACGCGGCCGCCCTTTTTGGCAGCTGACTTCAGCACCCGTCATCGGCTCACGCCGAGCAGAGGAGGCAttcgacgccgaggctctCCTGGCAGGACTTGAGGCTGAACATGCGGTGCGGCTTGAGACAAGCCAGGGTCGTTCTCCAAGCGAGGAGGCCGTGTCCAAGGGCACTCCGGCCGACAATGCAGAAGATGACACAGGTGCGCGCCTGAACGTCCCGCgggccctcgaggacgtTCGAGAGGAGACagaggacgacgccgacaatGACagcgccatcgtcaacgcTGCTGATGAGACGAATCCGCTGGTCATGTGCGGGAAGAGAAAGTATTCCGACTGGATAGGATATTTTAGTACGTTCACCACCCAGGATGATGGGCCACACACTAAACACCCTCCTCTAGATGGGGCTCGACGTCAAATCTCAGGAGGAGGCGCCCTGTTTCCAGAGGGCTATCAGCCTCGCCTCGAAGAGCCAGAGCCGTGGGTCTGCCCCGTGCGGGATTGTCAGGTTATCTTCCCTGAGGTGTGGGCGCTTGGCGGACACTTCAGCGTAAGTCGACAGATCACCGAGACTAGGTTGCGCTGGGGGACTGACGGGGGGACAACCACGAAGGCACTCCACCGCGGTGCTCTTCTGAATGACAACCAAGATGGCACGATGTCTGTCATAGGAAAACGCACAGCACCTGA
The nucleotide sequence above comes from Remersonia thermophila strain ATCC 22073 chromosome 5, whole genome shotgun sequence. Encoded proteins:
- a CDS encoding mitochondrial 54S ribosomal protein bL27m, with protein sequence MHLSQLQRPLQRAAANSCRSFSTALRPAVTTTSMTTLEDRFANLRVSSPMAANSAVEGRRYATVKSQGAYKLKNKKTIPKKLGAKKTGDQYVLPGHIIYKQRGTIWHPGENTIMGRDHTIHAAVAGYVKYYRDPARHPKRQYIGVVFNREDKLPYPPGEPRKRKLNLVAVPRREPQAPTNNLSPSGIPLSVTRHANPEQVTAEATEAATETTPQPAEKAASKYEQPVPLKDGNSVVAKLVQEKLRTREIAQARKEAQELEEQKKLEERRATRVFHLQDDYSYREHNWEIGRIVGDAGVVPGTEKSESRKAKFRLRRRKRIVTFLGLKKRALARAARRERFNQRMQKKRAKELEQKLQAAAALKAAKAAKAAKAAEAKKVSA